The genomic DNA CGAACCGCAACTTCAAGGGCCGCCAAGGCAGCCCGACTGGCCGCACGCTCCTCATGAGCCCGGTCATGGTCGCCGCCGCCGCCATCACCGGCGAGGTCACCGACGCCCGCGAGCTGTTCCAGCAAGTCGCTGAGCCAGTCGGCGTCTAAGCCGCAGCCAAAGTTTCCAACAAAGAGCGCCGGTTCCCCTAAGGACCGGCGCTTTTTTGAGGCTACTCCACGGGCACCAGGCGCGCCAGCTCGTCCGGGCTGTTCAGCACCAGATAGACGGCTCCATCGGGGCCACTGCCCACGTCGCGCAGACGGCCACGGTCTTCGAGGATGATCTCGTCGCGGACGACCTCTTCGCCATTAAGCGTGATCAGGTGAAGCTCCTGCTGACGCAGTGAGGTGACCAACAGCTTGTTCTTCCAGCTAGGGAAGGCGTCGCCCTCGTAGAAATCGATCCCGCACACGGCGATGGATGGCGTCCAGTAAGTCACAGGCTGCGCCATGCCCGGGCGCTCGGTTTCGCTGGTGATCGGTGTTCCGTTGTAATTCATACCGTAGGTGATGACCGGCCAGCCGTAGTTGACGCCACGCTTGATCACATTGAGCTCGTCACCGCCGCGCGGGCCGTGCTCGCTCTCCCAGAGCTGCCCGGTTTCGGGGTGGAAATCGAGCCCTTGCGCATTGCGATTGCCGTAGCTCCAAATCGTCGGGTAGCCGTCGTCGACAAAGGGATTGTCCTTCGGGATGCGGCCATCGTCGTGAATGCGGTGAATCTTGCCGTTGGGGCGCGTGGTGTCCTGCGCCTGATCCTGCTGCCCGCGATCACCGATGCTAAAGAACAGGTAGTTGTCTTTATCGAAGGCAATGCGGTTGCCAAAGTGGTGCCCGCGATTGGTGTAAAATTCCTCTGGCGCTTCGAAAATCGTTTCCTCGTCGACCCAGCGATTATCCCGAATCCGGCCGCGCACAATTTTAGTCATCTGCGCATCGCCCTTCGGATCGGCAAAGGACAAATACACCCAGCGGTTTTCCGCAACGTCCGGATGCAGCGCCACCTCGAGCAAACCGCCCTGCCCCTTGTCGCGGACTTCGGGGATGCCCTCGATTGGCGGGCCGACCTCGCCGTCGGCCTCAATGATGCGCAGTTGCCCGGGCTTCTCCGTCACCAGAAAACGCCCCCCCGGCAGAAACGCCACGGACCACGGTGTGGAAAGGCCGCTGGCCACCGTCTCCAGGCGGAAGCGTTCGCCGGCCACATGGTAAACATCTTTGGTGCCGGGCTCGGGACGCGGTGGATTTTCCAGCGCGTATTTTTCCTTCTCTTGAATGTAGATGACCAGCCCACGGATTTCCTCCTTGGAAAGCACTTCGCCAAAGGGCGGCATACCAAGCTCAGGTTGGCCGTTGCGGATGATTTCCGTCAGCGAAGCAGCAGAGCCATCGCCGCGCCATACGCCGTCGATCAGGGACTTTCCCAGACCACCTTCCAGCTTCTCGCCGTGGCAAATCTGGCAGTGCTGGGCGTATAACTCATCGACTTTTTGCTTGGCCTCGCAAAGCCCGGTGATGATGAGGGGTAACGCAGCTAGCAACGAACGATTCATGCCGAACCCATAGCAGAAAAATACGAGTCGGCAATCACCAACGGTAAATTACCATCGCACAATCCCCACCAGCCGTCCATGCTTAGCGTTGTGAAAACCGCTGACACCGCTGACGAATTCCTGGCCTGCGCCGCCGATTTCCAACTGGGCAAACTCGACACCGAGCAGCCGCATCCGCTGACGGCAAACTTATCGGCCCAATGCCAGTCCGACCTTCCAGCCGCCGTCAGTGCGCTCAAGGCAGTGGACCAGCAGGCGCTGGCCACGCTGACAGAACGGCTCACCCCGACGGAGGAGGTCGTGGCCTCGATCCGCGAAACGTGGGCCGACGGCGGGCGGATTTTCCTGGCAGGCTGCGGTGCCACCGGGCGGCTGTCCATCGCATTGGAAACATTCTGCCGCGAGGGGCTCGTCCCGGAAGCTTTGCAAGACAAAGTAATCGGGTTCATGGCGGGCGGGGATGCCGCGCTGATCCGCTCCATCGAAGGCTTTGAAGACTTTCCTAGCTACGGTGCGCGCCAACTGCGCGAGCTGGGCTTTACCCAAAACGACTTACTCATTGCCTCGACCGAGGGCGGCGAGACACCGTGGGTCATTGGCGCGACCGAGGAAGCCACGCGTATCAGCCGCCGGACCCCGTGGTTTTGCTACTGCAACCCTGACGCCATTCTGCATGAACTGGTCGAGCGCTCGCGCCGTGTGCTGGACAACCCCGCCATTCGCAAGTGGAACCTCGCCGTCGGCCCCATGGGCATAGCCGGCAGCACGCGCATGCAGTCGACCACCGTCCTCCAATACTGCATTGGCCTGGCGCTGGAGCTGGCCGCGCAGAATACCCAAGACGCGTCCACCCAATTTGCCCAGCGGCTGGCTAGTTTTACCGATTCGGTTAATAAACTGAACTGGGGTTTTCTTAGCGACTTCATCTTGCGCGAAAGCGAAATCTACCAACAGGGCGACCGCACCCTCTACGTGACGGAGGACTTCGGCGTCACCGTGTTGACCGATACCACTGAGCGCTCGCCGACGTTTTCCTTACCGGTGTTTGAGAATTACACGCTCGGCGAAACCACCGAACCGCTCAGCCTATGCTATTTGTCGATCCCGGAACAGCGCCACGTCGGCCCCGCCTGGCAGCGATTGCTGCGCCGCGAGCCGCGCTGCCTGACCTGGCCCGACGACCTGCCCGTCACCCGCCATGAGCGACTGATGGGTTACGACATCAGCGCCCACGCCGCGCACAACCGTGCCATGTCCTGCGGTGAGGCACGGCACCACATTTTCGGCATCGATGACGTAGACGGTGGCATTGTTTGGGCACTAGGCCGACTCGCCGCTGAAGCCGTGCCTGCGGGCTTGCCGATGCTCGAAAAACAAACCCTGCTCAAGATGCTGCTCAACGCGCACTCCACATTGGTCATGGGCCGGCTGGGACGCTACGAGGGCAACCTGATGACCTACGTAAAACCCAGCAATAACAAGCTGATCGACCGCGCTATCCGCTATATCCAAACTTTGCAGTGCAAAGTAGCGGATAAACCCGCCACTTACGAAAACATCTGCCGTGAGCTCTATCGACAACGCGCCACGCTGGCACCAGACGAACCCATTGTTCTTAAAACCCTCCATGCGCTCAATAATGGCTAATCCAAGCGTTTCGCAAAATTAGCGTTAGGTAAGAAATCCCATTTGACCCCAGCCTGGAAAACACAAAAATTGCGCCACCATGCTGCTCATTCCAGAACCGCGAAAAATCAAGATCAACGAAGGTTCCTGCCCCGGCGATGTCGCCTCATCGCTGTCCATCGGCGCGCGCAGCATTCCGCCACAGGGCTACCGCTTAACCATCGAGCCTGGCAAAATTTCCATCGAAGCCGCGGATGCCGCGGGTGCCTTTTACGCCGAGCAGACGCTTCAGCAGATCACCGAACAGTCGCCGGAAGCCGGC from Cerasicoccus sp. TK19100 includes the following:
- a CDS encoding PQQ-dependent sugar dehydrogenase, encoding MNRSLLAALPLIITGLCEAKQKVDELYAQHCQICHGEKLEGGLGKSLIDGVWRGDGSAASLTEIIRNGQPELGMPPFGEVLSKEEIRGLVIYIQEKEKYALENPPRPEPGTKDVYHVAGERFRLETVASGLSTPWSVAFLPGGRFLVTEKPGQLRIIEADGEVGPPIEGIPEVRDKGQGGLLEVALHPDVAENRWVYLSFADPKGDAQMTKIVRGRIRDNRWVDEETIFEAPEEFYTNRGHHFGNRIAFDKDNYLFFSIGDRGQQDQAQDTTRPNGKIHRIHDDGRIPKDNPFVDDGYPTIWSYGNRNAQGLDFHPETGQLWESEHGPRGGDELNVIKRGVNYGWPVITYGMNYNGTPITSETERPGMAQPVTYWTPSIAVCGIDFYEGDAFPSWKNKLLVTSLRQQELHLITLNGEEVVRDEIILEDRGRLRDVGSGPDGAVYLVLNSPDELARLVPVE